One window of the Mycoplasmopsis anatis genome contains the following:
- the nusG gene encoding transcription termination/antitermination protein NusG, which translates to MRKMNWYMISTISGKENVVIEALANRIIAEQVDGDFDPEATENGPFKIFQKPVLTPKELEKKREGKDYKIKWVNMYPGYIFIKMDMTDRAWFVIRNTQYVTGLIGSSGKGAKPTPVTEREIRKSLQREKMALEEFNQGKYFVTFKVGDVVEIIEGPYTGERGIVQEISDNSLSAVIEIESFGKKVPVTISCSSLQVDEL; encoded by the coding sequence ATGAGAAAAATGAATTGATACATGATTTCAACAATTTCCGGAAAGGAAAATGTTGTTATCGAAGCTCTTGCTAACCGTATTATAGCTGAGCAAGTTGATGGAGACTTCGATCCTGAAGCTACTGAAAACGGGCCTTTTAAAATTTTTCAAAAACCTGTTTTAACTCCAAAGGAATTAGAGAAAAAAAGAGAGGGTAAAGATTATAAAATCAAATGAGTAAATATGTATCCAGGTTACATATTTATAAAAATGGATATGACCGATAGAGCTTGATTTGTTATCCGTAACACTCAATATGTTACAGGTCTTATCGGTTCATCAGGTAAAGGAGCAAAACCTACTCCAGTTACTGAAAGAGAAATTAGAAAATCATTACAACGTGAAAAAATGGCTTTAGAAGAATTTAACCAAGGTAAATACTTTGTTACATTTAAAGTTGGAGATGTTGTTGAAATTATCGAAGGACCTTATACAGGTGAAAGAGGAATTGTGCAAGAAATTTCTGACAACTCTTTAAGTGCAGTTATTGAAATTGAAAGTTTTGGTAAAAAAGTTCCTGTAACAATTAGTTGTTCTTCACTTCAAGTTGATGAATTATAA
- the secE gene encoding preprotein translocase subunit SecE, translating to MKEQQQKQIKIKKTRNKKYLLRKTIKEIKRVRWPDKSKNISSMTQIIIFSIVFMIFAFAVSIAFTYLWNYFGIGI from the coding sequence ATGAAAGAACAGCAACAAAAACAAATCAAAATTAAGAAAACTAGAAATAAAAAATATCTTTTAAGAAAAACCATTAAAGAAATTAAAAGAGTTAGATGACCTGATAAATCAAAAAATATTTCTTCAATGACTCAAATTATTATTTTTAGCATAGTGTTTATGATTTTTGCGTTTGCTGTTTCGATCGCATTTACTTATTTATGAAATTACTTTGGTATTGGAATTTAG
- the rpmG gene encoding 50S ribosomal protein L33 yields the protein MSKQKITLSCSICRRKNYQTNKSSGNLERIVINKHCTNCKTHTEHREEK from the coding sequence ATGAGCAAACAAAAAATTACACTTTCTTGTTCAATTTGCAGGAGAAAAAATTACCAAACAAATAAAAGTAGCGGTAATTTAGAGCGAATTGTTATTAACAAACACTGCACAAATTGCAAGACTCACACAGAACATAGAGAAGAGAAATAA